The proteins below come from a single Mytilus edulis chromosome 5, xbMytEdul2.2, whole genome shotgun sequence genomic window:
- the LOC139523192 gene encoding uncharacterized protein, whose amino-acid sequence MFQSKAMSESTKKSARPKRYNKKLKLTSPEHVGPDTQVEEALIVSDDVFKEDLEPLEHESDKNLESIIKSSKDTYSCKVDIETLLNDILLNHDNDNNDFIEDCDEDYYDCFDNEEEIEQETTNSPNGDHNEQDDFSTKVTDNEPIYYGHSMPIRVSMLLILVFCVTHSVSGSQLEDLLTLIGVHCMESHPGLKSLFHYKTYFANLHSPLKKHFYCTYCLTCVDEDMEICPNKKCLKDITEKNMKSYFIEVPIEDQLKSFFKRESFVTAIKGRFHKHKENSSNIEDICDGKLYKNLSKSGGPLSHPHWYNLSFTLNTDGIPIFKSSKYSIWPVYLMVNELPFKMRKKSENMLFCGLWYSDTKPFMSTFSKPLHKSLKNLESQGIHMQVDDNEVICKCHLLCITADLPAKSLLMNMNQFNGAYCCCYCLEKGETFRTKKGGSVHIFPFNSDSPYGKSREHHNSINDAKEAVRTQSTINGIKGPSFLMCLESFDFVKGVTIDYMHGALLGITKLLINLWFSGTYSKEDFSLACNGGIIDKRLLNIKPPAYISRVPRTITNHFKYWKASELRSWLFFYSLPTLHDIMPETYFLHYCAFVQGLFLLCQSSISPLDLQQSERLLIYFVMTFKDLYGERYQTLNLHSLLHLTECVRNNGPLWSYSCFTFENENGNLTKYFHGTQHIDTQILSSVNIVQMLPSLIKDVPEEFRHVLQKLYTQRFPKAVEFHVQFLGKSFEKALSTKEEDDLFSILSQERPNMRFYSRMLFRGEMYHSRDYGRVTKRNTYTVKYFCPIRKVMSYGQIRFFGAHDGIQKKNFAFIKCLSLLSANGSLLKLKDMQGNRLGIDVSHIHVCEQTECSQIVEIENLMCVCVDIILPNSNRHFVAEAPNKCETD is encoded by the coding sequence ATGTTCCAATCAAAAGCTATGAGTGAAAGTACCAAGAAGTCAGCAAGACCTAAACGATACAATAAAAAGCTTAAACTCACTTCTCCAGAACATGTCGGACCTGACACGCAGGTTGAAGAAGCTCTCATAGTTTCAGATGATGTATTTAAAGAAGATCTAGAACCCCTTGAGCATGAATCAGACAAAAATTTGGAATCCATCATAAAGTCAAGCAAAGATACCTATTCCTGTAAAGTGGATATAGAAACCCTTTTGAATGATATCTTACTAAACCATGACAATGATAATAATGACTTTATAGAAGATTGTGACGAAGACTATTATGATTGCTTTGATAATGAAGAAGAAATTGAACAAGAAACCACAAATTCTCCAAATGGTGATCATAATGAACAAGATGATTTTTCAACTAAAGTTACTGATAATGAGCCAATATACTATGGCCATTCAATGCCAATACGAGTCAGCATGCTCCTTATTTTAGTCTTCTGTGTAACTCATTCTGTCTCTGGAAGCCAACTTGAAGACTTGCTTACTTTGATTGGAGTCCACTGCATGGAATCACACCCAGGTTTAAAAAGTCTATTTCATTACAAAACATATTTTGCTAATCTGCATAGCCCGTTGAAGAAACATTTTTACTGTACTTATTGTTTAACATGTGTTGATGAAGATATGGAGATATGTCCAAATAAGAAATGTTTGAAAGATATTACGGAAAAGAACATGAAATCTTATTTCATTGAAGTACCTATTGAAGATCAACTGAAATCATTTTTTAAACGGGAGTCTTTTGTTACGGCAATCAAAGGTAGATTTCATAAACACAAAGAAAATAGCAGTAATATTGAAGATATATGTGATGGAAAACTATACAAAAATCTGTCGAAATCTGGAGGCCCTTTGTCACATCCTCACTGGTACAACTTATCATTTACTTTAAATACTGATGGTATACCTATTTTTAAGAGCTCAAAGTATTCAATTTGGCCAGTTTATCTCATGGTCAACGAACTTCCtttcaaaatgagaaaaaaaagtgaaaacatgTTGTTTTGTGGACTGTGGTATAGTGATACAAAACCATTTATGTCAACGTTTTCAAAACCTTTGCATAAAAGTCTGAAAAATCTTGAGAGCCAGGGTATTCATATGCAAGTTGATGACAATGAAGTCATTTGCAAGTGCCATCTTTTATGCATCACTGCTGATCTACCAGCTAAAAGTCTGTTGATGAATATGAATCAATTTAATGGTGCATATTGCTGTTGTTATTGTCTTGAAAAAGGAGAAACATTTCGTACAAAAAAGGGAGGATCTGTGCATATATTTCCCTTTAACTCTGATTCACCATATGGGAAAAGTAGAGAACACCACAATAGTATCAATGATGCAAAAGAAGCTGTTAGAACTCAAAGTACAATCAATGGAATCAAAGGGCCCTCATTTCTCATGTGCCTGGAAAGTTTTGATTTTGTGAAGGGTGTAACCATAGACTACATGCATGGAGCACTTCTTGGGATAACAAAGCTACTTATTAATTTATGGTTTAGTGGTACATACAGCAAAGAAGATTTTTCACTTGCTTGTAATGGTGGAATTATTGACAAACGCTTACTAAATATCAAACCTCCAGCTTACATTTCACGCGTGCCAAGGACAATTACAAATCACTTCAAGTATTGGAAAGCCTCAGAATTAAGGTCATGGCTTTTCTTTTACTCGCTTCCAACTTTACACGATATAATGCCTGAaacatattttttacattattGTGCTTTCGTTCAAGGGCTGTTTTTATTATGTCAAAGCAGTATATCACCACTTGATTTGCAACAAAGTGAAAGACtacttatttattttgtaatgacTTTCAAAGACCTTTATGGTGAAAGGTACCAAACCCTGAATTTACATTCTCTTCTTCATTTAACAGAATGTGTCCGAAATAATGGGCCGCTTTGGTCAtattcttgttttacatttgagaatgaaaatggtaATCTTACAAAGTATTTCCATGGGACACAACACATAGATACTCAAATTCTCAGTTCTGTGAATATAGTACAAATGTTGCCATCTTTGATAAAAGATGTACCTGAGGAATTTAGACATGTTTTACAAAAGTTGTACACACAGCGTTTTCCAAAGGCGGTTGAATTTCATGTTCAATTTCTTGGAAAAAGCTTTGAAAAAGCATTATCGACAAAGGAGGAGGATGATCTCTTTTCAATATTGAGTCAAGAGCGACCTAATATGCGTTTTTATAGTAGAATGTTGTTCAGAGGTGAAATGTACCATTCCAGGGACTATGGACGAGtaacaaaaagaaatacatataCAGTTAAATATTTCTGTCCAATTAGGAAAGTAATGTCTTATGGACAAATTCGCTTTTTTGGTGCACATGACGGAATACAGAAAAAGAATTTTGCTTTTATCAAATGTTTAAGTTTGTTAAGTGCAAATGGTTCATTACTTAAACTCAAAGATATGCAAGGTAACAGATTGGGCATAGATGTTTCACATATTCATGTTTGTGAACAGACAGAATGCAGTCAGATAGTTGAAATTGAGAACCTtatgtgtgtttgtgttgacATAATTCTTCCAAATTCAAATCGACACTTTGTTGCTGAAGCACCAAACAAATGTGAGACTGATTAG